The Parus major isolate Abel unplaced genomic scaffold, Parus_major1.1 Scaffold561, whole genome shotgun sequence region taaaattaattattaattaataaaattaataaaattaattaataaaaagaatgaaatgaaaatagtaAGAATGGGAattaagtaataaaattaagaaatgggaataaaaataaattaaaagaagtaagattaaaataaaataaaatcaataaaaaccaaatattaagaagtaaagaaataaaaataaaaaattgaaaataaaataattttaaatagaaaatgattgatcaaaataaaaaggaatttaaatcaattaattaattaacatatttattaaataaatatatttattatcttaatttaaataagaataaaatacaaattaattccatttttaaattatttttattaatattaatttatggattaatttatcattaataacattcttttaaaaatacctttataaggaatttttaaaaaatggattaaaagtgacaataaaagaaaattaattcaaattacaattaatgagaattaaaataaaggtataaaaaggattttgaaCTCAAATAACCTCGAAATAACCAAAATTAACccaataattaaataaatccCGTTAACTGGactcaattaattaattaatacacACTCATTAATCCCATTCATCCctcaggaattaaaaaaaccccaaaactccgGGAAATCCCCGggaatttcccttttttatcccaaaaaatcccccgGATTCAATCGCTGGGAATTTTCCCTGTCCCAAAAAATCCTCCGGGCTGAGGAAAAGGAGCTTTGTCCCACTTTTCCCAGagaattccaaggaaaaaagtTGGGAATTGGGCAGGGCCAGGCCCAAAATTCCAGGGATTTGaggggaaaagtgggaattGGAGTAGGTCAAGCTCAGAATTCCAAGATTTCTGAGGGAAAAGGGCCCAAAATTCCNNNNNNNNNNNNNNNNNNNNNNNNNNNNNNNNNNNNNNNNNNNNNNNNNNNNNNNNNNNNNNNNNNNNNNNNNNNNNNNNNNNNNNNNNNNNNNNNNNNNNNNNNNNNNNNNNNNNNNNNNNNNNNNNNNNNNNNNNNNNNNNNNNNNNNNNNNNNNNNNNNNNNNNNNNNNNNNNNNNNNNNNNNNNNNNNNNNNNNNNNNNNNNNNNNNNNNNNNNNNNNNNNNNNNNNNNNNNNNNNNNNNNNNNNNNNNNNNNNNNNNNNNNNNNNNNNNNNNNNNNNNNNNNNNNNNNNNNNNNNNNNNNNNNNNNNNNNNNNNNNNNNNNNNNNNNNNNNNNNNNNNNNNNNNNNNNNNNNNNNNNNNNNNNNNNNNNNNNNNNNNNNNNNNNNNNNNNNNNNNNNNNNNNNNNNNNNNNNNNNNNNNNNNNNNNNNNNNNNNNNNNNNNNNNNNNNNNNNNNNNNNNNNNNNNNNNNNNNNNNNNNNNNNNNNNNNNNNNNNNNNNNNNNNNNNNNNNNNNNNNNNNNNNNNNNNNNNNNNNNNNNNNNNNNNNNNNNNNNNNNNNNNNNNNNNNNNNNNNNNNNNNNNNNNNNNNNNNNNNNNNNNNNNNNNNNNNNNNNNNNNNNNNNNNNNNNNNNNNNNNNNNNNNNNNNNNNNNNNNNNNNNNNNNNNNNNNNNNNNNNNNNNNNNNNNNNNNNNNNNNNNNNNNNNNNNNNNNNNNNNNNNNNNNNNNNNNNNNNNNNNNNNNNNNNNNNNNNNNNNNNNNNNNNNNNNNNNNNNNNNNNNNNNNNNNNNNNNNNNNNNNNNNNNNNNNNNNNNNNNNNNNNNNNNNNNNNNNNNNNNNNNNNNNNNNNNNNNNNNNNNNNNNNNNNNNNNNNNNNNNNNNNNNNNNNNNNNNNNNNNNNNNNNNNNNNNNNNNNNNNNNNNNNNNNNNNNNNNNNNNNNNNNNNNNNNNNNNNNNNNNNNNNNNNNNNNNNNNNNNNNNNNNNNNNNNNNaaattccttccttttccatccccaaatcccatttttttccatcccagGGAATGGAATTCCCCCTCGGGATCCCAAAATTCCAGAAATCCCAGAAATTCCAGGCCTAAATCCAAAGCAGGAGGGATCCatggatttgggaaaaaagtgattttttttcccatttttccgAGTTCCAGGTgcaaattcccaaatcccaaatcccaaataaaaTTCCTTTGGAATTTGGGAATCCgggagttaaaaaaaacccaaaaaaatccccccaaaaatggatttttttcccacttggaAAATCATTcccaagattaaaaaaaatatggaattcCGGCTTAAATTATATAAGGAAAAGGGGGGTGAGGGGGGGAATCTCATCCAGGTGCCGGCAAATCCcgattttccaggaaaaaagatGGAGAATCCCTGGAATGCTTCACTTTAAAGGTCAAAACTCCAAAAAACCCCCtttattccataaaaaaattgggattttccatgggaaaaaagCGATTTTTCCAAGCTCAAACCGACAACCCCGGCAAGGAATTTCCCCTCGGGGCTGCAGAATTccccaaaaaaatgaaaatattggaattttgggggggtttggagtgaaaaatctttatttttttatgggaaaatCCGCGTTTTCATCCCGGTTTTTCCCCCCCGGGAAAATTCCCGGTGGGAATTTGTGATGTTTCCCGGGGGGGggtgggaaaaatgggaatttttggggggatttgaGGGgatttgaggggttttttttaagggatgAGAATTCCAAAGGCGCCGCCGCAACGCGGGAAGGACGCGCCCTGCTCGGAGCGAAAAAAATCGGGAATTGCAGGTGCTGGAAAACCgagaaaaacctggaaaaaaaccgGGAAAAAAACcgaaaaaaacccagaaaaaaaaacagaaaaaaaaataaatcatggaaaaaaaaaataaaaataaaaaccgAGGTGGTTTtgaggaaaaatgaggaaaaattgggaaaatccCGCGGATTttgggaggagagagggaaaaggaaaaccgGGAACACCTGGAAAAAGCCACACCTGGAATAAAAAAACCGCACCTGGATGACACGGCGGATTTATGGGATGCTCAGAATCCTctaaaaaccccccaaaaatcccaaatatttgggaaaaaacctcgggatttttccatggaatggttaaaaagagatggaaaaaaattaaataaatttgggAGGGGTCGCGGTTGGAAAAGaggggggggggaggggaggggaaatgCGGATTTTATCCCGATTTTTTTCCCGGTTTATCCCGATTTTTTTCCCGTTTCTCGCTGGTTTTTTAAGGTGAATTATCCcgattttttttaatgatattccggatttttgggtttttttttttttcccattccaaaCTCACCTTTTCCCGCCGAGGTTTCAGGGGGGCGGCGACCCCCGCGCCCCTCCCGGGGGTCCCGAGCCTTCCATGGCCGGGAGGGATCCcgggaggagcaggaaaagagggggaaaaaagggaaaaaaaggggaaaaaaattaaaaaaaaagaaggaaaaggaggaggaggaggaagaggaggaagaggaggaagaggaggaagaggaggaggNNNNNNNNNNNNNNNNNNNNNNNNNNNNNNNNNNNNNNNNNNNNNNNNNNNNNNNNNNNNNNNNNNNNNNNNNNNNNNNNNNNNNNNNNNNNNNNNNNNNNNNNNNNNNNNNNNNNNNNNNNNNNNNNNNNNNNNNNNNNNNNNNNNNNNNNNNNNNNNNNNNNNNNNNNNNNNNNNNNNNNNNNNNNNNNNNNNNNNNNNNNNNNNNNNNNNNNNNNNNNNNNNNNNNNNNNNNNNNNNNNNNNNNNNNNNNNNNNNNNNNNNNNNNNNNNNNNNNNNNNNNNNNNNNNNNNNNNNNNNNNNNNNNNNNNNNNNNNNNNNNNNNNNNNNNNNNNNNNNNNNNNNNNNNNNNNNNNNNNNNNNNNNNNNNNNNNNNNNNNNNNNNNNNNNNNNNNNNNNNNNNNNNNNNNNNNNNNNNNNNNNNNNNNNNNNNNNNNNNNNNNNNNNNNNNNNNNNNNNNNNNNNNNNNNNNNNNNNNNNNNNNNNNNNNNNNNNNNNNNNNNNNNNNNNNNNNNNNNNNNNNNNNNNNNNNNNNNNNNNNNNNNNNNNNNNNNNNNNNNNNNNNNNNNNNNNNNNNNNNNNNNNNNNNNNNNNNNNNNNNNNNNNNNNNNNNNNNNNNNNNNNNNNNNNNNNNNNNNNNNNNNNNNNNNNNNNNNNNNNNNNNNNNNNNNNNNNNNNNNNNNNNNNNNNNNNNNNNNNNNNNNNNNNNNNNNNNNNNNNNNNNNNNNNNNNNNNNNNNNNNNNNNNNNNNNNNNNNNNNNNNNNNNNNNNNNNNNNNNNNNNNNNNNNNNNNNNNNNNNNNNNNNNNNNNNNNNNNNNNNNNNNNNNNNNNNNNNNNNNNNNNNNNNNNNNNNNNNNNNNNNNNNNNNNNNNNNNNNNNNNNNNNNNNNNNNNNNNNNNNNNNNNNNNNNNNNNNNNNNNNNNNNNNNNNNNNNNNNNNNNNNNNNNNNNNNNNNNNNNNNNNNNNNNNNNNNNNNNNNNNNNNNNNNNNNNNNNNNNNNNNNNNNNNNNNNNNNNNNNNNNNNNNNNNNNNNNNNNNNNNNNNNNNNNNNNNNNNNNNNNNNNNNNNNNNNNNNNNNNNNNNNNNNNNNNNNNNNNNNNNNNNNNNNNNNNNNNNNNNNNNNNNNNNNNNNNNNNNNNNNNNNNNNNNNNNNNNNNNNNNNNNNNNNNNNNNNNNNNNNNNNNNNNNNNNNNNNNNNNNNNNNNNNNNNNNNNNNNNNNNNNNNNNNNNNNNNNNNNNNNNNNNNNNNNNNNNNNNNNNNNNNNNNNNNNNNNNNNNNNNNNNNNNNNNNNNNNNNNNNNNNNNNNNNNNNNNNNNNNNNNNNNNNNNNNNNNNNNNNNNNNNNNNNNNNNNNNNNNNNNNNNNNNNNNNNNNNNNNNNNNNNNNNNNNNNNNNNNNNNNNNNNNNNNNNNNNNNNNNNNNNNNNNNNNNNNNNNNNNNNNNNNNNNNNNNNNNNNNNNNNNNNNNNNNNNNNNNNNNNNNNNNNNNNNNNNNNNNNNNNNNNNNNNNNNNNNNNNNNNNNNNNNNNNNNNNNNNNNNNNNNNNNNNNNNNNNNNNNNNNNNNNNNNNNNNNNNNNNNNNNNNNNNNNNNNNNNNNNNNNNNNNNNNNNNNNNNNNNNNNNNNNNNNNNNNNNNNNNNNNNNNNNNNNNNNNNNNNNNNNNNNNNNNNNNNNNNNNNNNNNNNNNNNNNNNNNNNNNNNNNNNNNNNNNNNNNNNNNNNNNNNNNNNNNNNNNNNNNNNNNNNNNNNNNNNNNNNNNNNNNNNNNNNNNNNNNNNNNNNNNNNNNNNNNNNNNNNNNNNNNNNNNNNNNNNNNNNNNNNNNNNNNNNNNNNNNNNNNNNNNNNNNNNNNNNNNNNNNNNNNNNNNNNNNNNNNNNNNNNNNNNNNNNNNNNNNNNNNNNNNNNNNNNNNNNNNNNNNNNNNNNNNNNNNNNNNNNNNNNNNNNNNNNNNNNNNNNNNNNNNNNNNNNNNNNNNNNNNNNNNNNNNNNNNNNNNNNNNNNNNNNNNNNNNNNNNNNNNNNNNNNNNNNNNNNNNNNNNNNNNNNNNNNNNNNNNNNNNNNNNNNNNNNNNNNNNNNNNNNNNNNNNNNNNNNNNNNNNNNNNNNNNNNNNNNNNNNNNNNNNNNNNNNNNNNNNNNNNNNNNNNNNNNNNNNNNNNNNNNNNNNNNNNNNNNNNNNNNNNNNNNNNNNNNNNNNNNNNNNNNNNNNNNNNNNNNNNNNNNNNNNNNNNNNNNNNNNNNNNNNNNNNNNNNNNNNNNNNNNNNNNNNNNNNNNNNNNNNNNNNNNNNNNNNNNNNNNNNNNNNNNNNNNNNNNNNNNNNNNNNNNNNNNNNNNNNNNNNNNNNNNNNNNNNNNNNNNNNNNNNNNNNNNNNNNNNNNNNNNNNNNNNNNNNNNNNNNNNNNNNNNNNNNNNNNNNNNNNNNNNNNNNNNNNNNNNNNNNNNNNNNNNNNNNNNNNNNNNNNNNNNNNNNNNNNNNNNNNNNNNNNNNNNNNNNNNNNNNNNNNNNNNNNNNNNNNNNNNNNNNNNNNNNNNNNNNNNNNNNNNNNNNNNNNNNNNNNNNNNNNNNNNNNNNNNNNNNNNNNNNNNNNNNNNNNNNNNNNNNNNNNNNNNNNNNNNNNNNNNNNNNNNNNNNNNNNNNNNNNNNNNNNNNNNNNNNNNNNNNNNNNNNNNNNNNNNNNNNNNNNNNNNNNNNNNNNNNNNNNNNNNNNNNNNNNGACGACGACCAcgatgaagatgatgaagacgcccacaacaacaacaacccccACCACCCCCACCACCCTCACACCACCGTCCCATCGCTCTCCTCCGTGGTCCCACCGCTCCGCCCCCGGCTCTCCGTGGTGGCCCCGCCCTCATCGCTCAGCACCGCCCTCAACAACGCCCTCCACGATCTCCTCACCCGGCCCAGGCCCCGCCCCATCACCAGGTAGATGATGGGGTTCACGCACCCGTTGACGTACGCCAACCCCGCCACCGCCGGATCGGCCGCCTGTGCGCTGCGGAACGCCGCCGCGCCCGGCTCCGCCGCCGCCAGCACCAAACCCACCACGTGGTACGGCAACCAACACACGAAGAAGCTGATGATGACCACCAACACCGTCCTGGTGGCTTTCTGCGACCTCCCCAAGCCTCGTTCCCGCACGCGCAGCAACAGGCGGCCGTAACAACCGGAGATAACGGCGAAAGGCCCCAAGAAACCGCAGAGGAACCGAAGAACCGCCGTCCCCACCTCGGCGCCGCGCCGGTGGCCGTAGGACAACACGCAGGTGGTTTTGGCCGAGAACGGATCCGACCTCACCTGGCGGAAGACGAACGACGGCGCCGTCaacgccgccgccgccgcccagGCGCCGGCGCAAACCGCCGCCGCCAAAAGGGGCGTCCGGTGGTTGTGACACCAAACGGGCCGGGCCACCAGAGCCCAACGGTCGGCGCTGATGGCCGTCAGCAGGAGAACGCTGGAGAACATGGCCAGCACGGTGAGGGACGGTAACGCCTTGCAGGCGGCGCCGCCCAAGGGCCAGTGGTGGTCGGTGGTCAGCGGCAAGGCCAGGAAGGGCAAGGCCAAGCAGCTGAGAAGGTCGGCCAGGGCCAGGTTGGAGAACCAAACGCCGTTGACGGCGGAGCGGAGCTCGGACGCCGTCACCCAAAGCACGGCGGCGTTGCCGGGGACGCCCAGGAGGAAAATGGCGGCGTAAAGGACCAAGACCCAACGGTGGCCGGAGGGGATCTGGGTGGAGTCGAGGTCGTAGAGGTCGTAGAGGTCGTTCCAGGTGTTGTTCCAGGTGTTGTTCCAGGTGGTGTTGTCGTTCCAGGTGTCGCTCCAGGTGAGGTCCCAAAGNNNNNNNNNNNNNNNNNNNNNNNNNNNNNNNNNNNNNNNNNNNNNNNNNNNNNNNNNNNNNNNNNNNNNNNNNNNNNNNNNNNNNNNNNNNNNNNNNNNNNNNNNNNNNNNNNNNNNNNNNNNNNNNNNNNNNNNNNNNNNNNNNNNNNNNNNNNNNNNNNNNNNNNNNNNNNNNNNNNNNNNNNNNNNNNNNNNNNNNNNNNNNNNNNNNNNNNNNNNNNNNNNNNNNNNNNNNNNNNNNNNNNNNNNNNNNNNNNNNNNNNNNNNNNNNNNNNNNNNNNNNNNNNNNNNNNNNNNNNNNNNNNNNNNNNNNNNNNNNNNNNNNNNNNNNNNNNNNNNNNNNNNNNNNNNNNNNNNNNNNNNNNNNNNNNNNNNNNNNNNNNNNNNNNNNNNNNNNNNNNNNNNNNNNNNNNNNNNNNNNNNNNNNNNNNNNNNNNNNNNNNNNNNNNNNNNNNNNNNNNNNNNNNNNNNNNNNNNNNNNNNNNNNNNNNNNNNNNNNNNNNNNNNNNNNNNNNNNNNNNNNNNNNNNNNNNNNNNNNNNNNNNNNNNNNNNNNNNNNNNNNNNNNNNNNNNNNNNNNNNNNNNNNNNNNNNNNNNNNNNNNNNNNNNNNNNNNNNNNNNNNNNNNNNNNNNNNNNNNNNNNNNNNNNNNNNNNNNNNNNNNNNNNNNNNNNNNNNNNNNNNNNNNNNNNNNNNNNNNNNNNNNNNNNNNNNNNNNNNNNNNNNNNNNNNNNNNNNNNNNNNNNNNNNNNNNNNNNNNNNNNNNNNNNNNNNNNNNNNNNNNNNNNNNNNNNNNNNNNNNNNNNNNNNNNNNNNNNNNNNNNNNNNNNNNNNNNNNNNNNNNNNNNNNNNNNNNNNNNNNNNNNNNNNNNNNNNNNNNNNNNNNNNNNNNNNNNNNNNNNNNNNNNNNNNNNNNNNNNNNNNNNNNNNNNNNNNNNNNNNNNNNNNNNNNNNNNNNNNNNNNNNNNNNNNNNNNNNNNNNNNNNNNNNNNNNNNNNNNNNNNNNNNNNNNNNNNNNNNNNNNNNNNNNNNNNNNNNNNNNNNNNNNNNNNNNNNNNNNNNNNNNNNNNNNNNNNNNNNNNNNNNNNNNNNNNNNNNNNNNNNNNNNNNNNNNNNNNNNNNNNNNNNNNNNNNNNNNNNNNNNNNNNNNNNNNNNNNNNNNNNNNNNNNNNNNNNNNNNNNNNNNNNNNNNNNNNNNNNNNNNNNNNNNNNNNNNNNNNNNNNNNNNNNNNNNNNNNNNNNNNNNNNNNNNNNNNNNNNNNNNNNNNNNNNNNNNNNNNNNNNNNNNNNNNNNNNNNNNNNNNNNNNNNNNNNNNNNNNNNNNNNNNNNNNNNNNNNNNNNNNNNNNNNNNNNNNNNNNNNNNNNNNNNNNNNNNNNNNNNNNNNNNNNNNNNNNNNNNNNNNNNNNNNNNNNNNNNNNNNNNNNNNNNNNNNNNNNNNNNNNNNNNNNNNNNNNNNNNNNNNNNNNNNNNNNNNNNNNNNNNNNNNNNNNNNNNNNNNNNNNNNNNNNNNNNNNNNNNNNNNNNNNNNNNNNNNNNNNNNNNNNNNNNNNNNNNNNNNNNNNNNNNNNNNNNNNNNNNNNNNNNNNNNNNNNNNNNNNNNNNNNNNNNNNNNNNNNNNNNNNNNNNNNNNNNNNNNNNNNNNNNNNNNNNNNNNNNNNNNNNNNNNNNNNNNNNNNNNNNNNNNNNNNNNNNNNNNNNNNNNNNNNNNNNNNNNNNNNNNNNNNNNNNNNNNNNNNNNNNNNNNNNNNNNNNNNNNNNNNNNNNNNNNNNNNNNNNNNNNNNNNNNNNNNNNNNNNNNNNNNNNNNNNNNNNNNNNNNNNNNNNNNNNNNNNNNNNNNNNNNNNNNNNNNNNNNNNNNNNNNNNNNNNNNNNNNNNNNNNNNNNNNNNNNNNNNNNNNNNNNNNNNNNNNNNNNNNNNNNNNNNNNNNNNNNNNNNNNNNNNNNNNNNNNNNNNNNNNNNNNNNNNNNNNNNNNNNNNNNNNNNNNNNNNNNNNNNNNNNNNNNNNNNNNNNNNNNNNNNNNNNNNNNNNNNNNNNNNNNNNNNNNNNNNNNNNNNNNNNNNNNNNNNNNNNNNNNNN contains the following coding sequences:
- the LOC107199300 gene encoding C5a anaphylatoxin chemotactic receptor 1-like, which codes for WDLTWSDTWNDNTTWNNTWNNTWNDLYDLYDLDSTQIPSGHRWVLVLYAAIFLLGVPGNAAVLWVTASELRSAVNGVWFSNLALADLLSCLALPFLALPLTTDHHWPLGGAACKALPSLTVLAMFSSVLLLTAISADRWALVARPVWCHNHRTPLLAAAVCAGAWAAAAALTAPSFVFRQVRSDPFSAKTTCVLSYGHRRGAEVGTAVLRFLCGFLGPFAVISGCYGRLLLRVRERGLGRSQKATRTVLVVIISFFVCWLPYHVVGLVLAAAEPGAAAFRSAQAADPAVAGLAYVNGCVNPIIYLVMGRGLGRVRRSWRALLRAVLSDEGGATTESRGRSGGTTEESDGTVV